One part of the Glycine max cultivar Williams 82 chromosome 14, Glycine_max_v4.0, whole genome shotgun sequence genome encodes these proteins:
- the LOC100817048 gene encoding alcohol acyltransferase 9: MGSSVRVKEASVITPSEPTPSSVLALSALDSQLFLRFTIEYLLVYNPCPGLDQAATTARLKAALARALVLYYPFAGRVRPRPDGPGLEVVCGAQGAVFIEASADCYNVNDFEKAPKTVTHWRSLLSLHVADVLKGSPPLVVQMTWLRDGAAALGVGINHCICDGIGSAEFLNHFAELANEKRELLLGLRPKQKPVWERHLLNPPRGKQTRVDSASHPEFNRVADLCNFMSKVSTGLKPTSVTFDKRRLNELKRLARCTSQPGESVCYTSFEVLAAHVWRSWARAIGFPPNQKLKLVFSVNVRNRVKPGLPEGYYGNAFVLGCAETSAKELEERGIGFGSGLVKRAKERVGNEHVREVMELVWERKACPDPVGVLIVSQWSRLGLEKIDVGMGKLLHVGPVCCDRYCLFLPLREHCVSVKVMVAVPTLAVDNYQLFMRASHL; encoded by the coding sequence ATGGGAAGTTCCGTGCGCGTAAAAGAAGCATCAGTGATTACACCTTCCGAGCCCACTCCATCAAGCGTGTTGGCTCTATCAGCTCTTGATTCACAACTCTTCCTTCGTTTTACCATAGAGTATCTGTTGGTCTACAACCCTTGCCCAGGCCTGGACCAGGCTGCCACCACGGCCCGTTTAAAAGCCGCATTAGCCCGAGCGCTGGTTCTTTATTATCCTTTTGCGGGCCGGGTCAGGCCCAGGCCCGATGGCCCTGGCCTGGAGGTGGTGTGTGGAGCCCAAGGCGCGGTGTTCATAGAAGCCTCCGCTGACTGTTACAATGTTAACGACTTCGAGAAAGCGCCTAAAACAGTTACGCACTGGAGGTCTCTCTTGTCGCTCCACGTGGCAGACGTTCTCAAAGGATCGCCGCCGTTGGTGGTTCAGATGACGTGGCTCCGCGACGGCGCCGCCGCACTCGGCGTCGGGATCAACCACTGCATCTGCGACGGGATCGGTAGCGCGGAGTTTCTAAACCACTTCGCCGAGTTAGCCAACGAGAAACGCGAGTTATTATTAGGTCTCAGGCCCAAACAAAAACCTGTCTGGGAGCGTCACCTTCTGAACCCGCCGCGTGGGAAGCAGACGCGGGTTGACTCGGCGAGTCACCCCGAGTTCAACCGAGTCGCTGATTTATGCAACTTCATGAGCAAGGTCTCGACGGGGCTTAAACCAACATCGGTGACCTTCGACAAGAGGAGACTCAACGAGCTGAAGCGACTCGCGCGTTGCACGAGTCAACCAGGCGAGTCGGTGTGTTACACGTCGTTCGAGGTGCTAGCGGCGCACGTGTGGAGAAGCTGGGCGAGAGCAATAGGGTTTCCGCCGAACCAGAAGCTGAAGCTGGTGTTCAGTGTAAACGTGCGGAACCGGGTTAAACCGGGTTTGCCGGAGGGGTATTATGGGAACGCGTTTGTTTTGGGGTGTGCGGAGACGAGTGCAAAGGAGTTGGAGGAAAGAGGGATCGGGTTCGGGTCGGGTTTGGTGAAGCGGGCAAAGGAGAGGGTGGGGAACGAGCACGTGAGGGAGGTGATGGAGTTGGTGTGGGAGAGAAAAGCGTGCCCTGACCCGGTTGGGGTGCTGATAGTGTCGCAGTGGTCTCGGTTAGGGTTGGAGAAGATTGACGTGGGTATGGGGAAGCTTCTTCACGTGGGACCCGTGTGCTGCGATAGGTACTGTTTGTTTTTGCCGCTCAGGGAACACTGTGTGAGTGTCAAGGTCATGGTGGCTGTCCCCACTCTCGCCGTTGACAATTACCAGCTTTTCATGCGCGCGTCGCACCTGTGA
- the LOC100777635 gene encoding LOB domain-containing protein 21 — translation MKGYEPRSSSSCAACKFLKRRCIPNCIFAPYFRSDECKKFAKVHKVFGASNVSKILVEVPEEQREDTVNSLAYEAEARLRDPVYGCIGAIALLQRKMVELQHDLAIAKDRLARYTAAATTATATTTTSDALINGHVSLPPFPDFFTCADNFNNDNFCHTSSSQSSFTRHETVDDFIQIPYIF, via the coding sequence ATGAAGGGTTATGAGCCACGTTCAAGCTCTTCTTGTGCAGCTTGCAAGTTCTTGAAGAGAAGGTGCATACCCAATTGCATATTTGCACCTTACTTTCGCTCTGACGAGTGCAAGAAATTCGCCAAGGTGCACAAGGTGTTCGGGGCAAGCAATGTGAGCAAGATCCTCGTTGAGGTTCCTGAGGAACAGAGAGAGGATACGGTGAATTCGCTTGCTTATGAGGCGGAAGCACGGCTTCGGGACCCGGTTTATGGATGCATTGGTGCCATAGCTCTGCTGCAAAGGAAGATGGTGGAGCTTCAACATGACCTTGCCATTGCTAAGGACCGTCTTGCTCGTTATACTGCTGCTGCTACTACTGCTACTGCTACTACCACCACTTCTGATGCCTTGATTAATGGCCATGTTAGTTTGCCACCCTTCCCTGATTTTTTCACTTGTGCTGATAATTTCAATAATGACAACTTCTGTCACACCTCTTCGTCTCAATCATCATTCACCAGACATGAAACGGTGGATGATTTCATTCAAATCCCATATATATTTTGA